Proteins encoded in a region of the Zea mays cultivar B73 chromosome 4, Zm-B73-REFERENCE-NAM-5.0, whole genome shotgun sequence genome:
- the LOC100285697 gene encoding uncharacterized protein LOC100285697 precursor: protein MGSFKGHVLPGTLFLAVGLWRVWSSAARHAADPSSFRVRAWSPAPAPGPARLLELYVVAGGALADMCVEVLYSTHLRIFAGGEVNPAHLNDLEHGGMLLMFFLFGALALASQLWPRHFPLTDGALCLVAATAFTAELVLFYFHSTTHMGLEGYYHYLLVLLVGLCVAAAVLGALLPDSFPADLASGVLVALQGLWFYQTALALYGPMLPAGCARDADAHVECRSRAAQERAEQLAISQLFALVLLAFLYALGCYAVAAARYGQPPELAVVRHRHAAAVELECRQGDDAGALEECAI from the exons ATGGGGTCGTTCAAGGGGCACGTGCTCCCGGGCACGCTGTTCCTGGcggtggggctgtggcgggtgtGGTCGTCGGCGGCGCGGCACGCCGCGGACCCGTCGTCGTTCCGGGTGCGCGCGTGGAGCCCCGCGCCGGCGCCCGGGCCGGCGCGGCTGCTGGAGCTCTACGTCGTGGCGGGCGGCGCGCTGGCGGACATGTGCGTGGAGGTGCTCTACTCCACGCACCTCCGGATATTCGCCGGCGGCGAGGTCAACCCGGCGCACCTCAACGACCTCGAGCACGGCGGCATGCTGCTCATGTTCTTCCTCTTCGGCGCGCTCGCTCTCGCGTCCCAGCTCTGGCCCAg GCACTTCCCGCTGACGGACGGAGCGCTGTGCCTGGTGGCGGCGACGGCGTTCACGGCGGAGCTGGTGCTCTTCTACTTCCACTCCACGACGCACATGGGGCTGGAGGGCTACTACCACTACCTGCTGGTGCTGCTGGTGGGCCTGTGCGTGGCCGCCGCCGTCCTCGGCGCGCTCCTGCCGGACAGCTTCCCGGCCGACCTGGCCTCGGGCGTCCTCGTCGCGCTGCAGGGGCTCTGGTTCTACCAGACGGCGCTGGCGCTGTACGGGCCCATGCTGCCCGCGGGCTGCGCCCGCGACGCCGACGCCCACGTCGAGTGCCGCTCGCGCGCCGCgcaggagcgcgccgagcagctcgcCATCTCCCAGCTCTTCGCCCTCGTGCTCCTCGCCTTCCTCTACGCGCTCGGGTGCTACGCCGTCGCTGCCGCCAGGTACGGGCAACCCCCGGAGCTGGCCGTGGTTCGTCATAGGCACGCCGCGGCCGTGGAGCTGGAGTGCCGGCAGGGTGATGACGCTGGCGCGCTGGAGGAGTGCGCGATCTAG